The following are encoded together in the Humulus lupulus chromosome 5, drHumLupu1.1, whole genome shotgun sequence genome:
- the LOC133780434 gene encoding long chain acyl-CoA synthetase 9, chloroplastic-like, with product MITHGNIVATAAAVITVIPELNSKDVYLAYFPLAHIFELAAESVMVATGCRIGYGSPLTLTDISNKIKKGTKGDASELKPTLMAAVPAILDRVRDGVLKKVEDTGGLAKTLFTFAYTR from the exons ATGATAACACATGGAAACATTGTAGCCACTGCTGCAGCAGTTATAACAGTCATTCCAGAACTAAATAGCAAAGATGTCTACTTGGCGTACTTTCCCCTGGCTCACATTTTTGAATTGGCAGCTGAG TCTGTCATGGTGGCTACGGGATGTAGAATTGGTTATGGTTCCCCATTGACTTTAACAGACATATCAAACAAAATTAAGAAGGGAACCAAGGGAGATGCTTCTGAATTAAAGCCAACTCTCATGGCAGCAGTTCCTGCTATATTGGATCGTGTTCGAGATGGAGTACTGAAAAAG GTTGAGGATACTGGGGGTCTAGCGAAGACTCTTTTTACATTTGCATATACACGTTGA